A genome region from Methylobacterium sp. FF17 includes the following:
- a CDS encoding aldo/keto reductase: MTPSPLIPLADGSHIPQLGFGVYQLADERAPEIVGGAIAVGYRSIDAAAIYGNEGGVGRALRASVVPRSDLFITTKVWNDRQGFDETLRAFDESLTALGLEDVDLYLIHWPCPERGRYRETWRALIRLKEEGRARSIGVSNFMPEHLERIIGETGVVPVVNQVELHPHFQQRALRAFHARHGIVTESWSPLGQGRELNDPVLSAIAQRHGRSPAQVVLRWHIENGLVVIPKTATSARIRENYDVFGFTLTTEDHEAFAALDRPDGRIGPDPETFG, translated from the coding sequence ATGACCCCGAGTCCGCTGATTCCCCTGGCCGATGGCAGCCACATCCCGCAGCTCGGTTTCGGCGTCTACCAACTCGCCGACGAGCGAGCGCCCGAAATCGTCGGCGGGGCCATCGCGGTAGGCTACCGCTCCATTGATGCGGCGGCGATCTACGGCAACGAAGGCGGCGTCGGACGAGCGCTGCGCGCCAGTGTCGTGCCTCGCAGCGACCTCTTCATCACCACGAAGGTGTGGAACGATCGGCAGGGATTCGATGAGACGCTGCGGGCGTTCGACGAAAGCCTGACGGCTCTGGGTCTCGAGGATGTCGACCTCTATCTCATTCATTGGCCCTGCCCGGAACGTGGCCGCTACCGCGAGACCTGGAGGGCGCTCATCCGCCTGAAGGAGGAGGGACGGGCGAGATCCATCGGTGTGTCGAATTTCATGCCCGAACACCTCGAGCGCATCATCGGAGAGACCGGCGTCGTGCCGGTCGTGAACCAGGTCGAACTTCACCCGCATTTCCAGCAGCGGGCCTTGCGCGCGTTTCATGCCCGGCACGGCATCGTCACCGAGTCTTGGAGCCCCCTCGGTCAGGGCCGGGAACTGAACGACCCGGTCCTGAGCGCGATTGCTCAGCGACACGGCCGCTCGCCGGCCCAGGTGGTCCTGCGTTGGCACATCGAGAACGGCCTGGTGGTGATCCCCAAGACGGCGACGTCGGCGCGGATCCGCGAAAACTACGACGTGTTCGGCTTCACGCTGACGACGGAAGATCACGAGGCCTTCGCCGCCCTGGACCGGCCAGATGGCCGGATCGGCCCGGATCCCGAGACCTTCGGATAG